tgataataatttttataaaaaattgaaacaatttaGAGGTCTTAAGTATGCAGTATGCAGCTGTAAAGCACTAAGCATCTAGTTTTATGTACtatacttaaatatatacacacacacaacaccgGATACAATAAGCAAGCGGCAAATGCTTGTTGTCCATTTCCTGCCacgaaaattacaaaatacaaattacaagaagCATACACAGCATTACAATCATCCAAGCCACAGGgcgaaacaaaagaaacatcGATGCAcccataaatacatacatttgaTGTAAAATGCAACATAAATAAGGCAAGCGAAACAAGTAGATGTAACATAAGTGTAATAAACAGACCGTGAAATTACGATCCTAAAAGGTTATTTTCTATGCTCGATCATCATCGTTTCACCGATAGCTTTGAGTGCGCAGATCCACCTGTTGGTCCAGCCAGTTGATCCAATCCGGAGTGATGGGCCGCTCCAGGGTGACCTCGTGGAAGACCTCCACGCGACGCGTCTCCACGAACGTAAAACTCTTGAACAAATGCAGGGATGCGGCGTTATCCATGTCGATCTTCACCTCGAACTTATCCAACTTCAACTGGGACTGCGCTTGGGCATACTTCAGCATGAGGAGCATGGCTTCCCTGCCGAATCCCTTGCCCCTGGCATCCGGTTCGGCAATCATGATTTCCGCCTCCGCCGTTTGTTGCTGGCTATCGGGATCCTGGTGCAGGAAGAGATTGGTGTCGCCCACCATGGCGGTAATCTCATCCTGGTCACGCGCGTAAATCTCTGCATCCAGGACAATGAAGGTGAGCTTGTCGTCGTCCTCCCGCCAACTCCTTTGCATCTCGTGCTCCTCTTCCAATGTCAGCTCCTCGGAGGCGGTCAGCTCCCTCAGTTTCTCGTTGCTCATCCACTGATGGTACTTGGGCACGTGGCGGGCCTCGTAGGGCACCAGGATAACCCTGCGACCCAGGATCTTGGTATTCTCGTTCAGATGCATCCTGAGAGATACGACActtaaaaaatggaaatagtTGTTGTTGTACGGTTGTTTCCACAAATCAGCTGTTCTATCTACACTGTAAGAAATGTTCTGCTCGTATGCACTGCAAATAAGATCATATTTTTCGAATGAACTGTTAAATAGAATGCTGGAATGGCGAGTTGGAGGGACATTTTCTTATCATACCAATCAGAATCCGTTTTGGAATACCCCTACGATGTTATGATAGCGCTGCCAGATCGTCTCAGTTGGACCAGTCAGGCATCGCTAAGTGAGCAATAAtatgaaaagcaaaacaattttctgTTTAAATTGTTCTTAAACGTTTTCAAGTCACTAAGTTAATAAGTCAATAAATGCCGCAGCGTTATTGCCGCACTTGCGGCCAGTTCATCTTTTGTTCAACACCCAGGAATCTCTTCCAGGAGCCCGATTCCGTGATGCTGCACCAGATCGAGGCTTTGACTGGATTGTTTGTGAGTATTTTTAtctaaatgtttttatgttctTAAAACTCAAGCCTGGATTATCTCTAGTTGCTCGGCGGATCCGGAGACGAGCCCGATCTGCCCAACTTCATTTGCTCACCCTGCGAAATGGACCTGCAGGTGGCGATTTCCTTTCGGGAACGCGTGATACACACCCAGAACACACTGCAAAACAGTCCCAACGTGGGGGTCATGGACTTAAACGAAGCCGTCGTGGTTGGTGTGGAGGAGGAGCTTCAGTACACCGAGGAAGTGACCGAAGTCGAGGTCATAGACATGCTACccgaggagcagctgccgGAGGAGACGGAAGAGCCGCTCGAAATATGTGAGCAGATCGAGGAGCCCGAGGTAGAGATTCCTGCGCAGCAGAAGGAGCTCCGCAGAAGTGCAAAGACAACGCCCACAGTCTTCCCCTCCCTAAAGTTTGCGGACAACAGCCAGTCCCATAATAGCCACAAACCCCGTACCCATTGGGGCAGGCTCACCGAGGACGAAGTGGTGGCCCTGAAGCGGGAGCGACGCAAGAGGGAGTGCATATGCGAACAGTGCGGCCGGCACTTCTCCTGCCCCAGCAACTTCAAGCTGCACCTTCTTCGGCACACCGGCGTGAAGAGCTTCGCCTGCGACCAGTGCTCCCAGAAATTCTACACTGGAACACTTCTGCGGCGTCACCAAGCATTGCACGCAGGAACTGCTCCGTATCAGTGCCGCTACTGCGAGGCAACCTACAGCAACGCCAGCGGACGCATCCAGCACGAACGCATGTACGTCAGAGCTGGTTCCAATTCATATAGTATTCTGTAGTAATTTCTGACCTTTTTTCCTTCAGGCGCCATACGAATGTGAAGCCATTCAAGTGCAAGGATTGTGATAAAAGCTTTGCCATGAGCGGAAAACTCCGGACGCACATGCTAAGTCACACCGGAGTGCGCGCGTTCCAGTAAGATTGCAGTTATTTCAATCTCAGCAGGACTCCTAACATAGTAATCTCTTTTTCAGCTGCGAGTCCTGCAAAGTCTCCTTCGTTCGCCGCTCCCACCTGGCAGCCCACTTCCGCTCTAAGGGTCACGCCCACGTTTTAAGCGCCCAGGAGGCGCTGGATAATCCTGTGGAACTGGACGTAGAGGCCAATACGTAAATGTGGATGCAGACAACGACTAAGACTTAATTAAGCAAAAGTAATTTACCAAATGAGGATCCTAAGATGAACAAGATGTTAAAAGATAATTCTGCAGGGGATCTCGAAAGTAAAAATCTATAGCTTAGATTATATTCAGATTAAGTTTAATActcaatgttatttatatttatcgAATACAGGATATGTGCAAAAAAGGCTGcgttaaataataaatgattgTATAAATGTTTCTAAAGTGCACTTTcgttaatgtttttattttttgtcttACAAAATGCTCATGTTGTTATGCCTTGGCAGGGTACCTTGCTAAAGCTCCGTGCCACTTTTTtgttaaatcaattttatgttagtaattatattaaagtttaaaatatcGTTAAATTACTTACTCTTTTTATGGGTAACGAATTCGAAAGTAACTTGCCGGCTTGCGAGTAGCCAGTATTTCAAAACGACCTGCGCCTGGTCACACTGTTTTGCACTAAATAAATTAGAGGGCGtctttaaattgcaaaattccTTGCAAAAGCAGTAGCAAAGTGTTTAGAGCTTCAATTGTCATAGGTCCTAAGACTAAACGTACTTCTCAGGAGGATAATACCCGGAACCACCATTAACCCCAATTCAAAAAGTGCTTATCCGTTTCCGCAAAACTGCATGTGGTGTTTGTTTCGCTTGTTTGGTTATTTTCCCCAAATAATTCTCTCTCTTTAAAGTCTTGAATTCCCACTTGAATTGCGCAGCTTTTGCTTTGGGATTCTGTCCAACAGATTAGGCAGAATCCATCGCGAAAGACGCAGCAAGTAGCAACGTTTGTAATCCGCGAAAGTGCAGTCGCAGAATTTTCCGGCGGGGCTTCTGGCTTAACCAATGTGGCACTTCCAATGAGAAATCAATTGCAAGGCGTTGGATGCTCTCAGTATTGGTTATTGGCGAGATTGGCCCCGGGACAGCATTACCAGACCGTTCCGATTAGTCCGAATTAAACCCCCTTCCGATCTAGACACACATCTTTAAAACACAATGGCGGAGAAGCCGCTGGCCGACTGTCCGGATTCTGGGCAGGTCCGCAAGCGACCCCGGCtggaggacgaggagcaggagctcaAGGTGGCCGGCTTTTCGCTGAGCGCCATCGAGGAAATGCGCCAGACCCGGGACAACGAGCTCCAGAACGAGCCCATGGACCAGCAACTCCGGCAGTTCCAGGTTCTCGACGAAGTCGGCTCTGGCAGCGATGAGGACGATGAGTCAGGTGAGTTGGAATCGAACACCAGATTTCCCAGGGTTCATTTTAAACCAGATAACAGGCTAGGTCACATGTAACGACTTTGTAATGACCACTTTTAGTTTCTCAGTGCAGGCGACGTTCTTATCTCAAGATCTTGGCGCCTATCATTGTGCAAACAAAGGAGGCTGATAAAAGAGTCAGCCGGCAGGTTAACCCACGATATAGCAGCTTCAGTTTTCCTTTAGCTTCTTGTCAGGCAGGTGGCGGACGTTTTGTGTGGACATCTCCATGCGCATGATACCCATTATCCGACTGGCTTGTCCAGCTTCCTCAGGTAGAACCACTAATAAGGAGGGATCATTTTAATGAAACATCAAAGAGCTAGACAATTGTGGGCCAACCCGTGAACTTGCCATTCAAATATTCTGTGAGGAGGGCGACCAACATCTCGGCTggtttcccatttcccagaCAAACAGACAGCTTATCTATATCGTGATTGTATCTCCTTACATGGCAACCAGACAACGCTAGCGAGCAGCCGGGTGGAAAGTATGGAGAAGGAGGCGacctggaggaggaggaggcggctgAAGGTGACGGCGAAGAATACGATTCCTCGGAATTTGATGATGAGGAGATCGAAAATCTGCTGGACGAGAAGCTGCCCGACGAGCTCCGCGAGTCAAAGCAGCCCAAGTACGAGCAGCGTTTCAAGACTGTGCTAGAAGGTCAGTGATCTTCACCAAACAAAGATGTTTACtttaatatgttttcattttagaAAAGCGCCTCAACCACTTTGAAGTCCTTCCCGAGGGATGGGTGCAGGTGACTCACAACAGTGGAATGCCGCTCTTCTTGCACCGCAAAACCCGCGTCTGTTGCGCATCGAGGCCCTATTTTCTTGGCACGGGAAGTGCCCGCAAGCATGCAGTGCCCTTGGGAGCCATCCCCTGTCTCAACTACAGGCGGGCTTTGGAGGAGGAGTCGGAGGtggagcaacaaaaaacagatGAAGCGCCTCCAGCGGCTGTGTGTCCTGTAACTGGAGCTGCCGCCTTACCGGCTGAACCCATGGACGTGGAGGGAAAAGAGAACAACGACGGCAGCTCCGTTCCGAAATCCCAACCGGATGGCTTAACTGCCCTTATGCCAGCTGCCAAAATTGTCACGGTCAACGAGAACACCCAAAAAGAATCCATAACACCGGAGCAACTGAACACCTACTGCCAGAAACTCTTCAAATTCAAGGTGATCCGTGTGCTGCGATTTCGGAGTTGGAATGCTCGCCGCAAGTTCACCAAAAACCGCAAGCACATCAAGAACATCCAACGACCCACGCTGCCAGATGGGACTAAGCTTATTAAATTCCCAATACTAGCGGCGGCTGGCGAGGGATCAACAAACCCGCGCGGTCGTAAGGAGTGGATCATGAATCCCAATGGCAAGAGCTTCGTGTGCATCCTACACGAGTATGTGCAGCATGCTCTGAAAACGCAGCCCACCTACGAATTCAAGGAGCTCCAAAATGCAGCCACGCCGTACTCTGCCACCGTATCGGTAAATAATCTCAAGTATGGAACGGGCTATGGCACCAGTAAGAAGCAGGCCAAGTCGGAGGCGGCTCGGGAAACGCTGGAAATACTCATTCCCGATGTCAAAGACAAGATTACGGGCAACAACAAGGACCAAAAGAGCGGCACTGCTAAAAAGGCTCAGAGCGATCTGTCTGTAAGCAAGCTATTTAAATAGAATGTAGTGATTTTTGAATATCGTGTACTTTAATGGCTTTCTTTTTATGTATTTCTTGCAGGTTTTCGATGACATCCGCATCGAAGATCCCCGGGTCACCGAATTTTGCAATAAGACGACGGAGCCCTCTCCCAATGCCATTCTGCTAACTTGCTTGCAGCGCAACTACGGCAGCGATGTTCAGATCAGCCAGGAGATCAACCGCACGGCGAATAACAAGAATGAGTTCACCATGACCGTGGGCAAGCACACTGCCAAAGTGGTTTGCAAAAACAAGCGGGAGGGCAAGCAGCTGGCTTCGCAAGCAATCCTTCAGGTGAGCAGTGATAGGTTCTTTGTATACATTTCTTTATAACTTTTATGTTTACCTTATGTCAGATTCTACATCCGCACATCCAGACCTGGGGTTCCTTGTTGCGCCTCTATGGCAACAACTCCATTAAGACCTTCAAGGAGAagaagctggaggagcaggagatTACCGTCCTGCAGAGCAAGGCGGCGGTAAATCAACCCAACCACGCCATACTGGACAAACTTAAATCCGAGATGCTGAAACTGTGCGCGAAGCAGGAAAGCGTCCTGACCATGGGCACTTTTGTTCCGCCAAGCGACGTCGACCTGCCCACTTCCTCCGGGTCGAATTTGAACAACGTCGAACTTTGATTGGGAAACACACATTCTCTCTTGCCAACTTTGATTCTCTAGTAGTGCATGACAAGCTCCCAGTCTCTCAGTTACCCAGTTCCATATTCGAAAAGCTAATGAGCTAATGACAACAACGACGCGTTCTCTAGAGGCACACGAACTGATTTCAAATCGGCCTTCAACTATCTGAACTGGTCAATAATGAACAACTACTCATTGAGTGGCTTTAGCAAGAGGCCAAAAATGCAGAACAATTGCTTATGAAGTGGTTTTACATTAAGGTAAATGCATCATTCAATTGCCAAATATAAGTAGTTCATGTCTGCAGTAGTTAAGATGTGGGGTTCAATTTcatattatacaaatataagcTTAAATAAAGTACCATTTAAAAATGCACTCCTTTGTATTCGGGTATTGAGATCTTTATAAAAGTAGTGTTCTAAgactatatatattattcattCGGGCAGGCGGCAGGGCAATTATTTGCTCATGATGTGCAGATATTGTTTACCTAATTCCCTCGTAAATCTTCTCGTATCGCTTTCGTTCTTGAAACGTCCAAGTACCAT
This genomic stretch from Drosophila yakuba strain Tai18E2 chromosome 3R, Prin_Dyak_Tai18E2_2.1, whole genome shotgun sequence harbors:
- the LOC6539024 gene encoding N-acetyltransferase 9-like protein; translated protein: MHLNENTKILGRRVILVPYEARHVPKYHQWMSNEKLRELTASEELTLEEEHEMQRSWREDDDKLTFIVLDAEIYARDQDEITAMVGDTNLFLHQDPDSQQQTAEAEIMIAEPDARGKGFGREAMLLMLKYAQAQSQLKLDKFEVKIDMDNAASLHLFKSFTFVETRRVEVFHEVTLERPITPDWINWLDQQVDLRTQSYR
- the LOC6539025 gene encoding transcription factor Ouib, whose translation is MPQRYCRTCGQFIFCSTPRNLFQEPDSVMLHQIEALTGLFLLGGSGDEPDLPNFICSPCEMDLQVAISFRERVIHTQNTLQNSPNVGVMDLNEAVVVGVEEELQYTEEVTEVEVIDMLPEEQLPEETEEPLEICEQIEEPEVEIPAQQKELRRSAKTTPTVFPSLKFADNSQSHNSHKPRTHWGRLTEDEVVALKRERRKRECICEQCGRHFSCPSNFKLHLLRHTGVKSFACDQCSQKFYTGTLLRRHQALHAGTAPYQCRYCEATYSNASGRIQHERMRHTNVKPFKCKDCDKSFAMSGKLRTHMLSHTGVRAFHCESCKVSFVRRSHLAAHFRSKGHAHVLSAQEALDNPVELDVEANT
- the LOC6539026 gene encoding microprocessor complex subunit DGCR8 — protein: MAEKPLADCPDSGQVRKRPRLEDEEQELKVAGFSLSAIEEMRQTRDNELQNEPMDQQLRQFQVLDEVGSGSDEDDESDNASEQPGGKYGEGGDLEEEEAAEGDGEEYDSSEFDDEEIENLLDEKLPDELRESKQPKYEQRFKTVLEEKRLNHFEVLPEGWVQVTHNSGMPLFLHRKTRVCCASRPYFLGTGSARKHAVPLGAIPCLNYRRALEEESEVEQQKTDEAPPAAVCPVTGAAALPAEPMDVEGKENNDGSSVPKSQPDGLTALMPAAKIVTVNENTQKESITPEQLNTYCQKLFKFKVIRVLRFRSWNARRKFTKNRKHIKNIQRPTLPDGTKLIKFPILAAAGEGSTNPRGRKEWIMNPNGKSFVCILHEYVQHALKTQPTYEFKELQNAATPYSATVSVNNLKYGTGYGTSKKQAKSEAARETLEILIPDVKDKITGNNKDQKSGTAKKAQSDLSVFDDIRIEDPRVTEFCNKTTEPSPNAILLTCLQRNYGSDVQISQEINRTANNKNEFTMTVGKHTAKVVCKNKREGKQLASQAILQILHPHIQTWGSLLRLYGNNSIKTFKEKKLEEQEITVLQSKAAVNQPNHAILDKLKSEMLKLCAKQESVLTMGTFVPPSDVDLPTSSGSNLNNVEL